The Candidatus Denitrolinea symbiosum DNA window GGGTGAGCGTCATCGCCGAAGTCACGCGCGGCGCGCACAATATCGTCGCATACCTGGCCTATGCCGCCGGGTTCGCCGGCGGCACCTTCGCGGGGATCTGGATCGAGGAGCGGATGGCGATCGGGAGTCTCGTCATCCGCGCCATTTTGCCGGAAAGCCAGGCCGGGCTGGAAGACGAGTTGCGCGCGGCCGGGTACGGAGTCACCAGCGTGGACGCGCACGGCGGCAAAGGACCGGTCAAACTCGTTTATACTATCGTCAACCGCAAGGACCTGCCCAATGTGATCGAGGCCATCCACAAAACGCACCCCAAAACTTTCTTCACGGTGGAGGAATTGCGTTCGGTGGAACAGGGCGTATTTCCCGTCCGCCTGGGCCTCCGCCAGGATACGTTCTTCGGCAGGAAGTCGAAATAACATGGAATTCCAGATCTCGCATATCATCTCGAACACCCCCGCCTCCAGCGCGGAGACTTCCAGCCTCCTGCCGCTGCTGCTGGCGTTGGCGATCCTGGTGGGCAGCGCGAAACTGGCCGGCGCGCTATCCGTCAAACTGGGACAGCCGGCAGTCCTGGGCGAACTCCTGGCCGGGCTGATCCTCGGTCCCACCGTAATAGACATCTTCCATCTTCCTTTCCTGGAAGACCCTTCCGGCCTCACCCAACACACAGTTTTTCAACTTTCCCAACTGGGCGTGATCTTTCTGATGTTCTCCGCGGGGCTGGAAGTGGAACTCAGCGACCTGCGAAAAAGCGGACGGCCCGCGTTTCTGGCCGGCCTGTTCGGCATGTTGCTGCCGATCATACTGACCGCCTTCGCCGCATTGCCGTTCGAGGCATCCATCAATTCATCCATCCTTTTGGGAATCGTCCTCGCCGCGACCAGCGTGAGCATCTCCGTGCAGACGCTGGTCGAGCTGGGACGCCTGCGCACTCCTGAGGGAATGGCCCTGCTGGGCGCGGCCGTGGTGGACGACGTGCTGGTCCTTTTGGGATTGTCAATTTTCGTCAGCCTCTTTGCCGGCGGAGGCGATAGCAGCCTGACCGTCGTCATCCTTCGCATGGCGCTCACCCTCGCGGCCTCCGGCGCGATCGGGTATTTCATCCTGCCCAAACTCGCGGACTGGAGCAGCGCTCTGCCGGTCAGCCAGGGCATGATGGCGCTGGTCATCGTCGCGGCTCTCATGTTCGCGTGGAGCGCGGAATTTGTGGGCGGCATCGCCGCGATCACCGGAGCCTTCATCGCCGGCGTGGGACTGGGGCAGACGCATTGGCGCGAGGAGATCGCGCGCGACCTCCAGACCATGAACTACGCCTTCTTCGTCCCGCTCTTCCTCGTGGGAGTCGGACTGCAGGCCAACGTGCGGAATCTCGACTTCGGCATCCTGCCGCTCGGACTGACGCTGGTCGCGATCGCGGTCGCGTCGAAGATCCTCGGCTGCGGACTGGGCGCGCGGCTGGGCGGCTTCACCAACCGCCAGTCGCTGCGCGTGGGCGTGGGCATGATCTCGCGCGGCGAGGTCGGTCTGATCGTTGCCGGCGTGGGAGAGGGACTGGGACTGCTCACCGAACAGGAATTTACCGTGATCGTTCTCGTCGTGCTGATCACGACATTCATCACCCCACCCCTGCTGCGGTGGGCATTTGGAGGCGAAAAGTCATGAGCAAAATGATCATCCTCGTCATGGCCGACGGAGGAAAGGCCAGCGACGTCCTGCAAACGTGGGCGCAAGCCGGGGTCTCCGGCGCCACCATCCTCGACAGCAGCGGCATCGGGCGTCAATTGGCCGCCCGCGACGACCTGCCTCTGATCCCTTCCATCCGCGCCGTATTGCGCGCGCAGGAACGCACCCATCGGACAATCATCAGCGTCGTACCGGATTCATTCGACCTCCCGGCCCTGATCCGCGCGACGGAAGCAGTGACGGGATCGCTGGCCGCGCCGCACACCGGCATCCTCATCGTGCTGCCGGTGGCCGAAGTCTACGGACTGCGGGAAAACGAATCCTTGTTCAGCGAATGACCGCATCCCAACTCGACGCGGACCGCCGGCAATCTCGACTTTTGCGATAATCACGCTATAATCAAAACATATTGCGAGGAGTCAACTATGATGACTACCCCCATCCGTCGCCTATTGTTAGCCGTCGTCCAGGAACAGGACCTCGACGAGGCCACGCGCGCGCTGACGGAAGCCGGCGCGCCGGTCACCTTCCTCTCCAGCGCGGGAGGCTTCCTCGGCCGGCGGAACGCCACGCTGCTGGTCGGGCTGCCGCTCGACAGCGAAGAGCGCGTCCTCGAAATCCTGCGCCGCGTCTGCCGCCAGCGCGTGGAATATTTAACCCTGCCGATGGAAGGCACGCCCCTGCCCCTGCCCGCGCCCGTCCCGGTCACCGTGGGCGGCGCCATCGTAATGGCCTTGCCGGTGGAACGATACGAGGAAATTTAAACGCGGCACGGATTGAAGGAGACGCAACCATGAAAATGATGATCGTCATCGTCAAAGACCACGACGCCGACCCGGTGACGCAGGCGCTCACCAACGAAAATTTCCGCGTCACGCGCGTCGCCTCCACAGGCGGATTCCTGCGCTCCGGCGTGGCTACTCTCCTGATCGGCGTGGAAGACGCGGACGTGGACGCGGCCATCCGCGTCCTGCGCGGCGGCCTCAGCGAGAGCAAGGCAGGCGAAAAGCGCGCCACATTATTCGTCGTACCAGTAGACCGATATGAACAGATTTAATTCCCTGCTCGCATCATTCCTCCTCTTTGGGATTTTACTCGCCGCCTGCGCGCCCCAACCCGCGCAGACTTCCACTCCCGACGTGAACGTCATCGTCGCGCAGACCATGGCCGCGCTGACGGCGGTCCCGCCCACCGTGACCGATCCCGCTCCACAGCCAGCCGCCAGCCTGCTCCCGCGCTCCCTCTACTTCCTCGCCCCCGACGCGGCCGCGCACGAGCAACTCTTCCGCCTCGCGGCTGACGGCGCGACGCGGACGCAGCTCACCTTCGAGCCGGCCAACGTGACCGCCTACGACGTGAATCAAAACGACGGGCGCGTCGTCTACATTTCCAACAACCAATTGCTGATCGTCAACGCCGACGGCTCGGGCCGGCAAACGCTCCTCGACGGCGGCGCGCAGGACGCCAACAACCCGTTCCTGAACGCCGTCCAGGGCGCGGCCTGGTCGCCAGACGGAGAGACCATCGCTTACGGTTTCGGCGGACTCAACCTGTACTCCGTCGCGACCGGCGTCTCGAACCGCGTCCTCGACAACAAAATCCGCGCTGTGGATGACCAGTTCAAATTCCCCGACGAACTCTACTGGCCCGACCGCTTCTCCCCCGACGGGACAAAACTGCTCATCACGCTCGGCTACTACGAGGGCGCGTCCGCGGCCATCTATACGCCGGCGGGCAACTCGCTCACGCGGCTGAGCGGCGCGGAAGGCGCGCTAATCTGCTGCAACGAGGAAGAATGGACCGCCGACAGTTCGGCCCTCTACGCGGCCAACCCCTCGATGGGCATGTTCAACTCGGGATTGTGGCGCATCGACGCGTCCACCGGGCAGGTGACCACCCTCATCCCCGGCGACGCGGGGAACGGCTCCTTCAACTTCGCCGACGCCCCCTTCCTCGCCCCAGACGGGTGGCTGTACTTCTTCTTTGCCAGCCGTCCCGCGGCCAACGAGACCGGCGGACGCGAAGCCCTGCAACTCGTCCGCGCCTCGGCTGACGGGGCTGCCGGCCGCTCGACGCTCCTCCCCGACGTCTTCGACAAGATGACCGAGGCCCTGTGGGCGCCCGACGCGAGTTTCGTCATCGTCGCGTCCGCGACCAGCGAGCAGATGTACCTGGGCGGGCAGGCGGAACTCGTCTATGTGGACGGCCGCCCGCGCGTCACGCTCGTCCCGTACGCCCGGGCAATGAAATGGGGACCGTGAGACGCGGTCCCCATCCTGTTAAAACTGAGCGAGCGCGGCGTCCGCTAGAATAGTCCCTCCAGATATTGCTTCGTCCGCTCGTGCCGGGGGTTGGAGAAGACCTCTTTCGCCGGGCCGGATTCGATCACTTCGCCCATATACATATAGATTATATAATCCGCCAGGCGTCTGGCTTGCCGCAACGTATGCGTCACGATGACGGTGGTATATTGCTGCTTCAGTTCCAGCAGGCGCGCCTCGATGTTCTGCGAGGAGATCGGGTCGAGCGCGGAGGTCGGTTCGTCGCCGAGGATGATCTCCGGCTCCACCGCCAGCCCGCGCGCCAGGCAGAGACGCTGCTGCTGTCCGATGGAGAGGGAGGTCGCGGGGTCGTGCATCCGCTTTTTCACTTCCTCGTACAATCCCGCGATCTCCAGGTAATGCCGCGCCGCCGCCTTGTATTCCTTGCGGTCTTTCTTCATTTTGTGCAGGCGCATTCCATAGGTCACATTATCGTAGATGGACATCGGCAAAGGCGAGGGACGCTGCGCCAGCAATCCCACCGTCTTGCGGACTTCGGTCACGTCCACATCGCGGTCGTAGATGTTCTGTCCGTCCACCCGCACTTCGCCGGTGAGGCGCGCGTTCTCGGTCAGTTCGAAGAAGCGGTTGAAGGTCTTGAGCAGGGTGGTCTTGCCGCATCCAGACGGTCCCATGATGACCGTCACCTGCCTCCGGGGGATTTCGATGTTGATCTCCTTCAACGCCTGCTGTTTGCCGTAAAAGGCGTTGAGATTGTTGACTTGAATATGAGCGTCCATAAATTTTTCCTTTTTGACTGTGGGGCGGATTAGTAATCCGCCCGCGCTGCGCGCCTACTTGACCGTGTAGCGGTTGAGGCGGCCAGACAGGAACCGCGCCCCGAAGCTGACCGCCAGCACGATGATCGTCAAAATTAACGCCGCGGCGTATCCGCGCTCGCGGACTTCGGCGTAGGGGGAGCCGAGTTGGAAGAAGACCGCCAGCGGCAGCGACGCGGTGGGACGCATCAACGAGGTGGGGATGCGGTCCGTGTAGCCCGCAGTGAATAGGACCGAGGCCGCGTCGCCAATGCCGCGTCCGAACGCCAGCAAAATGGCGGTGACGATTCCGGGCAGCATCTGACGCGTCACCACGCTCAAGGCCACTTCGAGTTTGGTCGAACCCAAGGCCAGCGCGGCCTGCTCCAGGTCGGCGGGCATGCGGCGGATGACCTCGTCCATGGCGCGGGTCATAATGGGAAGTTCCACCAGCGCCAGCACGACGATTCCCGCCAGCAGGGAGGCGCGCATCCCGAACAGGATCATCAACGCGAAACCGAATGCGCCGTAGACGATGGACGGAATCCCCCACAGCACATCCAGCGAAAGGCGCACGTACCCGCCCCATTTGGACTCGCCGAGATACGTTTTGAGATAGAGGGCGATCGGCAGGCTGAGAAGGACGGCCAGCAGCGTCCCGCCCGAGGCAAGGTAGGCCGAACCGATGATGGCGTTCAGGATGCCGCCCTCCTTGCCCATGTAATATCCGCCTTTGGGGACTTGCGAGACCATGCTCCACGAAAGGGACGGAAGGCCGCGCGCGATCACCGTCCACAGGATCAGGCCGAGCGCGCCGGCCACGATCACGAAAGAGCCGCGCATCAGCGCCTTCATCAGCGCTTCCGTGAGATGCCGCCGCTCGAAGCGGTTTTTCTTCATGTTCATGTTCGCCTCGTCATTCTCTGGAGCGCCAGCATGGACAAAATGTTAAAGACCAGGACGACCGCCAGCAAAACCAGCGCCGCGCCGAGCAGGGCCGCGTCGTACAGCGGGATGGACATCATCTCGCCGTAGTTGTTGGCGATCAGCGCGGGGAGCGGATAGGCGGTATCGAAGACCGAGGTCGGGATGTTCGGCACGTTCCCCACCACCATCAACACGGCGATGGTCTCGCCGAAGGCGCGCGAAGTCCCCAGCGCTGCCGCGGCGACGATGCCCGGCATGACTTTGGGCAGGACAATGGTGCGGATGGTCTGCCATCGGGTCGCGCCCACGGCGAGCGAGGCGTGACGCAGGTCGTTTGGGACGGTTAGAAACACTTCGAACGTGACCGAGATGATGAGCGGCGCGATCATCACCGCCAGGACGATCCCGCCCGCCAGGATTCCGAATCCCGTCGGCTGGGTGACGCGGAAGATCGGGACCGCGGCCAGCCAACGGTCCGCGAGAGGCGCCAACACATCGTCCACGAACGGGACGATGGCGAGCAGTCCCCACACGCCGTAGACGACGGGCGGGATGGCGGCCAGCAGGTCCAGGACGGGTTTGGCGAGGGCGCGGGTGCGGTCGTGCGCGTATTCCGAAAGGTAAATGGAGACGAGGATGCACGGCGGGACGACCAGCAGGAGTCCGACGACGGTGACCCAGACCGTGCCGAGGATGAAAGGCAGGAAGCCAAACTGTCCGCTGGCGGGTTTCCAGATTTTGCCAAACAAGAGATCGGCGGGGCTGTAGACGCTGAGGATGGGCCAGGCGCGTACGAACAGCGCCGCCGAGACGACGAGAATGAGCGCCACCGGCAGGAGCGTGATGACGAAAAACGCGCGGCGGGCGTTCTCGTCCTTGCGGGCGCGGGCGGCCGCGGCTGCTCTAAAAGGGGAATCGGTTCGGGCGCGGATGAGACTCATTTCAACTTTGCCAGCGACTCGGCCTGCTGCTCCGCGGTGAGCGGGACGTAGCCCGCGGCTTCAAGATATTGCTGACCGTCGGTCAGAATCCATTGGATGAAGGCGAGGACGAGTCCCGTCGGCTTGCCCTTGGTGGCGAGGTTCTCGAAGCGCGCCGGCGGGGAGGGATATTTGCCGGTCGCTACCGCGCCGAACGCGTCTTCCTTGACCGTGTAGGTTTCGTCCGCGTCGGCCTGACCGTTGCCGTTGATGTCAATCGGCGGGATGAGGATGCCCGGGACCAGTCCGCCGCCGCTCAGGTCGAAGATGCTGTTCAGGTTGCCGTAGCCGATACCCAGCGGGTCTTTCATCACCGTGTCCACCATCGGAGGCTCGCCGTTCACGCCCACACCCAGCAGGTCTTCCTGCGCCTTGCCGCCGGAGTATTTGGCCCACTGTTCGGCCGCGCCGGCCGCGTCGGAGCGAGTGAAGACGTGGATCTCGTCGGTGACGGACGGATCGCCGATCACCTGTCCCCAGGTGGTGATCTCGCCGGTGACGTAAATCTTGTTGAAGACTTCCTGCGTGATGCCTTTCGCCATGACCCCATCGGCAACGGGATTCTTCTCGCTGATGATCGGGAAGACCGCGTCCTTCGTCACCGAGACCCAGAAGATGCCCTGCGCCTCCTCTTCCGGCTTGATGCTACGCGAGATCATGCCGATGTCCACCGCGCCGGCGATGGCGTCGGTCATGCCCTTGCCCGCGCCGCCGCCCTGCACGTCGAACTGAACGCCCGGATGAAGCCTGGAAAATTCCTCCGCCCAGACGGTCATCATGGGATAGAGCGCGAACGCGCCGGAGACGGAAATCGTCCCGGAGAGAGCGCCCGGGTCCGACGCGCCCGCCTCAGGTCCGGACGAGGAGGCGGATCCCCCAGCCGGGCCGCAGGCGCCCAGGGCGAGCGAGGCAATCGTCAACAGGGAAAAGAGGCAGAGAGTCAATTTACGCATTTTTACTCCAATTTGTCTGAAAGTCTATAAAGTCTATATTTATACTAGACTTTTATGCCACAAAAAAGCGCCCTTTCCAGGGGCATCGGTCGGAAGTCACAGTCCCAATTGCCTGCGGACGGCGTCCTGCCGGGCGGCGACGTCCGCCAGACTGGTATTGTCGAGGATGTTGGCGATGGCGTTGCGGACGTCGAGCATCACCAGGCGCAGGCCGCAGGTCTGCTCGTCGGGACAGCCGCACGGTTCGTAGGCCATCTGGCTGACGCATTTGACCGGGGCCAGCGGGCCGTCGAGCGTGCGGAAGATTTGACCGAGGGTGATCTCGCCGGGCGGTTTGGCGAGATAATATCCGCCGCCGAGACCCATCTTGCTGTGGAGCAGCCCGGCGTTTTTGAGCGTGAGCAGGATCTGCTCGAGGAATTTGGACGAGATATTTTCCCGTTCGGAGATCTCTTTGATCTGCACCATGGCCGGGGAGGAGCCGTCTGCGGAAGGCTCCGCCAGCCTGATCATGGCTCGTAAACCGTATTCGCCGCGTTTGGACAGTCGCATGTTTGACCTTGTCGCCTATAATCTACTATCTCAATGGACTTTATAGCCTTATCATAATTCAGCGGCTGAATTTTGTCAATATGTTTTTTTTCAAAACCGATTGAACCGCGCAGAACGCGAAGATGAACCCCGACTCTGCTCCAGCCATGATTTGGCTGGTTTTTTTTATTGCTATTTGAAAATAAAGTTGATATAATGCCGCCCATCTTCCAGGAATGGAATCGCAAAAATGATGAAACTCTTCATGTTCCATTGCCTCTGTACCCGGCGGGGTTCTTAACCGCCGCCTCCCTATTCGAGTAAACGGCTGTCTGCCGCAAACGGTGGTTTGACCCCGCAATTCACAAGTCGTCTCGCAAACGGCTTTCAGGTCATCCATGTTTGCAGCGCCAATCGAACGGCGCGCAGACAGTCGTTTTATTTATTTAACCGCCAGGAGATATTAACATGAACATTGCCAGGAACGTCACAGAATTGATCGGCAACACGCCCCTCGTCCGCCTGAACCGCGTCACCGCAGGCGCGCGGGCCGAGGTGGCCGCGAAACTCGAATTTTTCAACCCCGCGCACAGCGTCAAGGACCGCATCGGGCTCTCGATGATCGAAGCCGCGGAGCAGGCGGGCAGGATCACAAAAGACACGGTCATCGTCGAACCGACCAGCGGCAACACCGGCATCGCGCTGGCGATGGTCGCCGCCTCGCGCGGATACAAACTGGTCCTGACCATGCCCGAGACGATGAGCAGGGAACGGCGGATGCTGCTGCGCGCCTACGGGGCGGAACTCGTCCTCACGCCCGGCCCGGACGGGATGGCGGGCGCGATCCGCAAGGCGGAGGAGATCGCCGCCTCCGACCCGGGGAAGTATTTCCTGCCGCAGCAGTTCAAGAATCCCGCCAACCCCGAAGTCCATCGGCGGACGACCGCCGAGGAGATCTGGCGCGACACCGACGGCAAAGTGGACTTCCTCGTCTCCGGCGTCGGCACGGGCGGGACGATCACCGGCGTGGGCGAGGTCATCAAGGCGCGTAAGCCGTCCTTCCAGGCCGTGGCTGTCGAACCCGAGGGTTCCCCCGTCCTTTCGGGCGGGACGAAGGGCCCGCATCTCATCCAGGGACTCGGCGCGGGATTTGTTCCAGAGACGCTCAACACCGAAATCTACGACGAGATCATCCGCGTGACAAACGAATCTGCCTTCGAGATGGCGCGCCGCATGGCTCGTGAAGAGGGGCTGCTCGTGGGCATCTCCTCCGGCGCGGCGACGTGGGCAGCGTTGCAGGTGGCGAACCGCGCCGGGAACGCGGGCAAATTGATCGTCGTGATCATCCCCTCCTTCGGCGAGCGTTACCTGTCCACCCCGCTTTACGCCGACCTGGCGGACGCGCCGTCCGCCGCGTGACGCCGTTTGGCGCGCGCCGCGGGCAAACCGCGGCGCGCGCCGCCAGGCGATGAAAGCGAGCGTCCCATGTTTCATCTCATTCGCGAGGATATCCAGTCCGTCCTCGACCGCGATCCCGCGGCGCGCAACGCGCTGGAAGTTTTGCTGTGCTACCCCGGCCTGCACGCGATCTGGGCGCACCGTCTCTCCCACCGTTTGTGGACAAGCAATCTCCGTCTCTTCGCGCGCTGGCTGTCGCAGCTGGCGCGCGGCCT harbors:
- a CDS encoding Kef-type K+ transport system — encoded protein: MEFQISHIISNTPASSAETSSLLPLLLALAILVGSAKLAGALSVKLGQPAVLGELLAGLILGPTVIDIFHLPFLEDPSGLTQHTVFQLSQLGVIFLMFSAGLEVELSDLRKSGRPAFLAGLFGMLLPIILTAFAALPFEASINSSILLGIVLAATSVSISVQTLVELGRLRTPEGMALLGAAVVDDVLVLLGLSIFVSLFAGGGDSSLTVVILRMALTLAASGAIGYFILPKLADWSSALPVSQGMMALVIVAALMFAWSAEFVGGIAAITGAFIAGVGLGQTHWREEIARDLQTMNYAFFVPLFLVGVGLQANVRNLDFGILPLGLTLVAIAVASKILGCGLGARLGGFTNRQSLRVGVGMISRGEVGLIVAGVGEGLGLLTEQEFTVIVLVVLITTFITPPLLRWAFGGEKS
- a CDS encoding phosphate ABC transporter ATP-binding protein: MDAHIQVNNLNAFYGKQQALKEINIEIPRRQVTVIMGPSGCGKTTLLKTFNRFFELTENARLTGEVRVDGQNIYDRDVDVTEVRKTVGLLAQRPSPLPMSIYDNVTYGMRLHKMKKDRKEYKAAARHYLEIAGLYEEVKKRMHDPATSLSIGQQQRLCLARGLAVEPEIILGDEPTSALDPISSQNIEARLLELKQQYTTVIVTHTLRQARRLADYIIYMYMGEVIESGPAKEVFSNPRHERTKQYLEGLF
- a CDS encoding phosphate ABC transporter permease PtsA — protein: MNMKKNRFERRHLTEALMKALMRGSFVIVAGALGLILWTVIARGLPSLSWSMVSQVPKGGYYMGKEGGILNAIIGSAYLASGGTLLAVLLSLPIALYLKTYLGESKWGGYVRLSLDVLWGIPSIVYGAFGFALMILFGMRASLLAGIVVLALVELPIMTRAMDEVIRRMPADLEQAALALGSTKLEVALSVVTRQMLPGIVTAILLAFGRGIGDAASVLFTAGYTDRIPTSLMRPTASLPLAVFFQLGSPYAEVRERGYAAALILTIIVLAVSFGARFLSGRLNRYTVK
- a CDS encoding phosphate ABC transporter permease subunit PstC, producing MSLIRARTDSPFRAAAAARARKDENARRAFFVITLLPVALILVVSAALFVRAWPILSVYSPADLLFGKIWKPASGQFGFLPFILGTVWVTVVGLLLVVPPCILVSIYLSEYAHDRTRALAKPVLDLLAAIPPVVYGVWGLLAIVPFVDDVLAPLADRWLAAVPIFRVTQPTGFGILAGGIVLAVMIAPLIISVTFEVFLTVPNDLRHASLAVGATRWQTIRTIVLPKVMPGIVAAAALGTSRAFGETIAVLMVVGNVPNIPTSVFDTAYPLPALIANNYGEMMSIPLYDAALLGAALVLLAVVLVFNILSMLALQRMTRRT
- a CDS encoding phosphate ABC transporter substrate-binding protein; amino-acid sequence: MRKLTLCLFSLLTIASLALGACGPAGGSASSSGPEAGASDPGALSGTISVSGAFALYPMMTVWAEEFSRLHPGVQFDVQGGGAGKGMTDAIAGAVDIGMISRSIKPEEEAQGIFWVSVTKDAVFPIISEKNPVADGVMAKGITQEVFNKIYVTGEITTWGQVIGDPSVTDEIHVFTRSDAAGAAEQWAKYSGGKAQEDLLGVGVNGEPPMVDTVMKDPLGIGYGNLNSIFDLSGGGLVPGILIPPIDINGNGQADADETYTVKEDAFGAVATGKYPSPPARFENLATKGKPTGLVLAFIQWILTDGQQYLEAAGYVPLTAEQQAESLAKLK
- a CDS encoding DNA-binding transcriptional regulator, IscR family, yielding MRLSKRGEYGLRAMIRLAEPSADGSSPAMVQIKEISERENISSKFLEQILLTLKNAGLLHSKMGLGGGYYLAKPPGEITLGQIFRTLDGPLAPVKCVSQMAYEPCGCPDEQTCGLRLVMLDVRNAIANILDNTSLADVAARQDAVRRQLGL
- a CDS encoding cysteine synthase A, giving the protein MNIARNVTELIGNTPLVRLNRVTAGARAEVAAKLEFFNPAHSVKDRIGLSMIEAAEQAGRITKDTVIVEPTSGNTGIALAMVAASRGYKLVLTMPETMSRERRMLLRAYGAELVLTPGPDGMAGAIRKAEEIAASDPGKYFLPQQFKNPANPEVHRRTTAEEIWRDTDGKVDFLVSGVGTGGTITGVGEVIKARKPSFQAVAVEPEGSPVLSGGTKGPHLIQGLGAGFVPETLNTEIYDEIIRVTNESAFEMARRMAREEGLLVGISSGAATWAALQVANRAGNAGKLIVVIIPSFGERYLSTPLYADLADAPSAA